Proteins encoded together in one Lysinibacillus sp. FSL K6-0232 window:
- a CDS encoding alpha-amylase family glycosyl hydrolase has product MKFKKWISATAASLLLATSFISLAPVAYADEAATKSIAEESIFDLLVDRFFNGSGSNDFDTNTKDPEEFAGGDFTGLQDKLNFIGEMGYTIVSIGPIFSTEKYDGSLPTSYTTLERHFGTSEEFQSVVEAYKAKNMSMMVDFPLNNVSPNHEWVKDATKADWIASTNNGQVQWDLTNKDVQDALIQAATEFVSSYNIGGIRLTNIAEADTAFINAMIAALKETKSSLYVISNEESDANFDAAFSQATADIYRNIFKNVDMDSSKLMEPFTGDKPVQIMIDSLDTHRFTFDSANENMFPPTRLKMAMGALFMLPGIPVVQYGTEIAMNGETKPDTHQLYNFKTDTELIDYIKNVQSLRNQSATLRKGDFEVITNEDGLLVFTRTSDEEQWVIMVNNTGATQRVDLTPEQLGEGKMLNGILHEEKVRLNEKEVYPVILDREMVEIYQVRNDSGFNIPYMIALGLVWVIFIGFIVIIIKRGKVRRQATDTHA; this is encoded by the coding sequence GTGAAATTCAAGAAGTGGATAAGTGCAACAGCTGCATCACTTTTATTAGCAACTTCATTCATAAGTCTAGCACCAGTAGCCTATGCGGATGAAGCAGCAACAAAATCGATTGCGGAAGAAAGTATCTTTGATTTACTCGTTGACCGTTTCTTTAATGGTTCAGGCTCAAACGATTTTGATACAAATACGAAAGACCCTGAAGAATTTGCAGGCGGCGATTTTACAGGCTTACAAGATAAATTGAATTTTATCGGTGAAATGGGCTATACCATTGTTTCAATTGGCCCTATTTTTTCAACAGAAAAATATGATGGTTCATTGCCAACAAGCTATACAACACTTGAACGTCATTTTGGGACATCAGAGGAATTCCAAAGTGTTGTAGAGGCTTACAAAGCAAAAAATATGTCTATGATGGTAGATTTTCCGCTTAATAATGTTAGTCCAAATCATGAATGGGTAAAGGATGCAACAAAGGCTGACTGGATTGCTTCGACTAATAATGGACAAGTACAGTGGGATTTAACGAATAAAGATGTGCAAGATGCACTTATACAAGCAGCAACTGAATTTGTGTCTTCATATAATATTGGTGGTATACGTTTAACTAATATTGCTGAGGCTGACACAGCGTTTATTAATGCAATGATAGCAGCTTTGAAAGAAACAAAATCATCCCTTTATGTCATTAGTAATGAAGAAAGTGATGCGAATTTTGATGCAGCTTTCTCACAAGCAACGGCAGATATTTATCGTAATATCTTTAAAAATGTTGATATGGATTCATCGAAGCTAATGGAGCCATTTACAGGGGATAAGCCTGTCCAAATTATGATTGATTCATTGGACACACACCGTTTTACATTTGATTCTGCAAATGAAAATATGTTTCCGCCTACACGTTTAAAAATGGCAATGGGAGCTTTATTTATGTTGCCGGGGATTCCTGTTGTGCAATATGGTACTGAAATTGCTATGAATGGGGAAACAAAGCCCGATACACACCAGCTCTATAACTTTAAAACAGATACGGAGTTGATTGATTATATTAAAAATGTTCAATCATTACGCAATCAATCGGCTACTTTACGTAAAGGCGATTTTGAGGTTATTACAAATGAAGATGGTCTGCTTGTTTTTACACGTACATCAGATGAAGAGCAATGGGTTATTATGGTCAACAATACAGGTGCAACACAGCGCGTTGATTTAACACCTGAACAACTTGGCGAAGGTAAAATGTTAAACGGGATTTTACACGAGGAAAAGGTTCGTTTAAATGAAAAAGAGGTATATCCTGTTATTTTAGACAGAGAAATGGTCGAGATTTATCAGGTTCGTAATGATAGTGGCTTTAATATTCCGTATATGATTGCACTTGGCTTAGTATGGGTAATCTTTATTGGCTTTATCGTTATTATTATTAAGCGAGGAAAAGTACGTCGTCAAGCGACAGATACACATGCATAA